A genomic region of Pogona vitticeps strain Pit_001003342236 chromosome 15, PviZW2.1, whole genome shotgun sequence contains the following coding sequences:
- the TAGLN2 gene encoding transgelin-2 — protein MANRGPAYGLSREVQQKIDRQYDPELEQILIQWIVAQCGPEVGQPQPGKDNFQKWLKDGTVLSKLINSLYPPGKGPVDKIQASSMAFKQMEQISKFLQAAENYGILATDIFQTVDLWEGKNMACVQRTLMNLGGLAVSRGDEFFTGDPNWFPKKSQENRRAFSEDKLKEGQSVIGLQMGTNRGASQAGMTGYGMPRQIL, from the exons ATGGCAAACCGGGGGCCTGCTTATGGACTGAGCCGGGAGGTTCAACAGAAGATTGACCGGCAGTATGACCCTGAACTGGAGCAGATTCTCATCCAGTGGATCGTGGCCCAGTGTGGCCCAGAGGTTGGGCAACCCCAGCCTGGGAAGGACAACTTTCAGAAGTGGCTAAAAGACGGCACG GTGCTGTCCAAGCTGATCAACAGCCTTTACCCCCCAGGAAAAGGGCCGGTGGATAAGATCCAAGCTTCCAGTATGGCCTTCAAACAGATGGAGCAGATCTCAAAATTTTTGCAGGCGGCAGAGAACtatgggattctggccacagaCATATTCCAAACCGTCGACCTCTGGGAAG GTAAAAACATGGCCTGCGTACAGAGGACCTTGATGAATCTGGGAGGTTTGGCTGTCTCTCGGGGAGACGAATTCTTCACTGGGGACCCCAACTGGTTCCCGAA GAAATCCCAGGAGAATCGTCGTGCCTTTTCAGAGGACAAGCTCAAGGAGGGCCAAAGCGTCATCGGGCTGCAGATGGGCACAAATCGGGGTGCGTCTCAGGCGGGCATGACGGGTTATGGTATGCCACGCCAGATCCTTTGA